The following is a genomic window from Rana temporaria chromosome 7, aRanTem1.1, whole genome shotgun sequence.
AATAGGACtgtcagaaaactcctcctacaagctttaaccagcgcTTGGCtgaacactgatagaagtcacaggactgctctaactgctgatgagaaaaagtatttagcagtttatatttactaaaattatttCATTTCTTTATTCTGTGTACTATGGGAGACTAGAtatagggtcctgggtttagtaacactttcatcTTTAGATTCTCGGCAAGTCCCTGGCTTGAACAATCAAGTGTATATTGTGTTGATGCACCCGATGTGCACAATTTGGTATTTGGTCAGTATTGATTAAAAATATCCAACAAATTCCAAATAAAATGAACTGTTGCTTTGTTCTTCTTGGGGTAAAGTACCAGTTTGTTTTAATACTGCCCCCAAActacccctgccccccccccaccaccagctgGGAACACAGAAGTCTTGAGTATGTTGCACAGGACTGCCTTCCCCCATGTCACAGAGCTGGATGCCCAATAACCAGCAGTGTCACATAGGAGCAAGAGGGGGGTGGGCAGTCACATTCTCCTTTTTGTGCCAATGAAGTCTCCATAAACCTCTATAGGCCACCAACTAGTACCGGGTGACCTCAAACAGCATACAATTTCTGGAGGTACAGCATGGATAAACAGTTTTGAAAGCAATTATACAAAAGACAAATTTTCAGTTCACATGAAGAATTTATttgacaaaaataattttacaggcaGCCCAGATACTTGAAAGGCAAACTTTCTGTAGTGAGTACAACGCCTAGATTGTTTACAAAAGACCCctgcaaagttttatttttcgaattcaatgaaaaaaaaaaaaaaaaaaaaaaaagaaaagaaagccaCACTAATTTAAAGGGCATTGGATTTAGTCAAAAGGCACTCAATGGCTGGCATAGGCTTTCCGAGGGCTTGATACCCCTTTAAATCTCCTGCTAATTAGATCATTAAGTCTCAACATTTGTTTAGTAACAGTAGTGCAATGTAGACTGGAGATTTGGTGCAGGCCAACATAACAATTATACAAAGccttatataaaagaaaaagataGGCATAATGTTAATAAGCTACCAATACCAAAATTACATAAtgattcagtaattttttttgtaggCTGAATTACTGAAACGTGAGGAAATCATATATGAACGTATTTGATTTGTGTAAAACTTGGCTCAAGCGCTTTCCACCACCAAGCAGAAGTGGTTCAGCGTAAGAAAATTAATGTGGTTGAGCGGTATAACGCATGTATTTCTTCCCAGAAGGCAGCTCTTTGGTGAAAACGCCACAGGTGAAGATCTTGTCAGCTTCTGCCTGTGGTACAGTTGGTGGAACCATGACTCTGTCTCCAGGCTGTGTGAAGGGAAAAAGAACATGGACTATGTTAACCAAGAAGACGGGTTGTGTACAACacaatgaacaaaaaataaataaaaacaaccaCCACCcacatatacaggtgcatctaaaaaaatttaatatcaaaaagttttttatttcagtaattcaattcaaaaagtgaaactccttttaccgtattttccggcgtataagacgactttttggatgcaaaaaaatgcatccaaagtcgggggtcgtcttgtaCGCCGAGGACAGTCTCCGTgactccgtcaggctgcgggcatccatgatttaatagccgcgcctcctcctcagagactgttccgtgataggcggaacacaaattttcccagggggcctctgtttagtgttccgcctatcacggatgccttctcatcctcggacgagaggacatccgtgataggcggaacactgaacagaggccctgctgggaaaatttgtgttccgcctatcacggaacagtctgaggagaaggcgcggctttgaatcatggatgcccgcagcagcCTGGGTCAGacagaatctgcaaaaaaataaggtatgCAGGTGGTTAATTGCCTTTCTTTTTAGACACTGCAGTTCTGACTGTATTATTCCATGCGTTTTTTTGATACAAAGGCGTTTCATTAGGAGTTTAGGCATgcaaaataaggtagggagatcgtctgtgatggcacagtgggggcaagtgatggcacagtgggggaaagtgatggcacagtaagttttgaaaaaagcctgtttctgtcagcggttgttcccgTCAGTGGTTGTtacggctacccctcagcttccagaaagactagtaggaagggggtagtcttatacggcgagtatatcccaaaaccaacatttttcctggaaaattagggggtcgtctcatacgccggcaaatacggtatatagatgCATTAAACAcatagtgatatatttcaagaatctctttttatattttgatggttatggcttacagctagtgaaaaaacaaaattcagtatctcagaaaatgtgattattacataagaccaataaaaacaaGAAACCCTAAAAAACCAACAGCATTTGTAATCTTCCtcctgacaataccccacagattctctatggggtttaggtcaggcgagtttgctggccaatcaagcacagcgataccatgatcattaaaccatgtattggtacttttgtcagtggggggcaggtgccaagtcctgctggaaaatgaaatcagcatctccataaagctggttagcagagggaagcatgaagtgctctagaatttcctggtagagggctgtgctgactttggacttgataaaacccagaggaccaacaccagcagatgacatgtccCCAAATCATCACGGACTGTGCAAAAATGtggcatttcatttggaaatcaaggtcccagagtatggagaaagagtggagaggcacaaaatccaagttgcatgaggtccagtgtgaagtttccacagtcagtgatgatttggggagccttgtcatctgctggtgttggtccactgtgttttatcaagtccaaagtcagcacagcccTCTAGCAGGGAATTCTAGAGCAcatcatgcttccctctgctgaccagctttatggagatgccaaTTTCATTTTTTAGCAGgacttggcccccccccccccccccccccccactgccaaaAGTGACAATACAGGGTTTAATGATCACGGTATCACTGTGCTCGATTGGCTAGCAAACCTATATAGCACCCGGCTACTGTTCataggtgctgctgtaaatttagagggtggccaGAGAGTTAGTTACCTCTGACCGTGTTTATTTGGTTAAATTCAGGGCCTCTGatccagctttggctgtactgtatgtgtgcGCCGTCATTGTCTGGCCTCACACCCCAGACTGAccggtggcagcagtagagtcagggtagtgtggatatttctcctcggcagccaatcaggagggttgattgcctcgcagtgcatgctggggaggggtatttagggggcagatGCCTTTGGTTCGGggtcgtgtgtggccctcctggccggggtgtgtgtgttgcagtgttcctggctccgggaccacgtttttttttgttttgttaaaaataacacacCACACAAACTTTAGTATCCCGTTTTTAAATTACTCTTCTGCACTAGGCCTGGTACTCATGAGGGCATTTGTTCTTCTTAcagtgttaaacaaaaaaaaaaaacacacacgatGTGTTTTGGTCACTGAGAGGCATTGATTTTGGCATATGAACTACAATGTATAATATTGTCCATTTTTCAATAGGGCTTCTAGGAGCTGGGAAGCTGGATAAAGAAACCAAAAATAAACAACGCATCAAAAGCCAAACATTAAGCACCTACATAATGCAAATATTCATATATTAGAAAAGTAGGCAGTATAAAATTTGGCAGAAACAAAAGGCgggcttgctgtacacaccaaTGTGGTCTGAACAATGTAAATGGCCAGCAGCAGAAAGGAACACTGGATCCTCCACAGACCACTTCTTAGTGAATAGCCAGATCGGGTGATAGTACATACTGAACTTGGATTTTGATAAGAGGCTGGACAGGCAAGTGAACTAAAGCCGGGTACACAAACCGAATGTTGggagtcaaaaaaataaaataaaaagtccaacattctgcccgtgtgtatgtcggtctggcTGGCTTCCATcgaacgagcatgctggaaaaccagcagctgaccccggatcagtgctctcagccaatggccgccccctgtcagaacacaacagctcagcaggggagatcactgtaccaaTGTCAGATAGTTAGTACATCAGCTCTGACCGGGGCAGTCAGTTTGTTCCAGGCTTTACTCTTTAAAAACCTCAAACACATTTCTTTTTTCACACGCTGCCTATAGTGTCATAGTATGAAACACAATATACTACAAGTGCAGTGAAAGAAAAGTGTTGCAACATGTGCGGTTAGCACTAGACCATACAAGTCATTGTTACCTTCCAGTCCACAGGGGTTGCAACATTGTGGGTTGCTGTCAGCTGCAGGGAGTCAATAACCCTCAAGATCTCATCAAAATTTCTACCAGTGGTTGCTGGGTATAGGATAGAAAGCTTCATTTTCTTATCTGGACCAATAATATAGACCTGAGGAAAACCAGGACAGCAGATTCAGTAATTACACATCACTGGACTTAATGCATCAGTGCCCATTCTCTTCAGGATACTCACACATCGGGCAGTTACTGGCATACCCTGACTGTCCTTCTCATCGGGGTCCAGCATACCCAACAGTACAGCAAGCTCCCTTTTAGGATCTGCGATAATTGGAAAGGGCAGAGTCTCCTTTGGCTCATCACAGTTGTAAGAATTTatgtcctgggggaaaaaaaaaaaaaaggggacagaaGCAAGAACTTTAAttggcataataaaaaaaatacaatggaacCAAGAATTATAAACTCGTgtctcaaaacatttttttttttttatatatgtataactGAGGGACCAAGAACCTTGGCAtaatttaaagtgggggttcacccaaaaattttttctaagattacatccagcatactaacgacattttAAGTatgctggcatttttttttttctccgtacatacagTTTTCTGTAAATAGCTGACCTGCGAGTCAGCGCTATATGGCGCctacgcagtcagctctacatgtcgCATGTCGGCCATTTACGGAAAATTGGTGACGCGCTATATGCAacatgggaagattttcaccagacgtcaatcagctaagctttcaataggaacgcccagtcccgcagtagtcagaacccggaagcctgggcgaaaataacaattacacggtatgtacggagaaaaaaaaaaaaaaataccagcatactttacatgtcgttagtatgctggatataatcttagaatttttttttgggtgaacccccactttaagcagTTGTTTTTTTAGAAATAGACCATGGGCTGCAAACATTTTACCATGTGCACTTATAAGGTTTGTAGGGGTGTGGCAAAATGGGCAGTGCTAGGGCAAATAAAGGACAGCTTTACTAAAAAGTGCCAACTTCACCAAAAGATATTGATCAGctttagaaccccccccccccagtgccagcCATCTACCTAAAAATACTTACTGTCACCCAAATCCCAGGGTCCCCACTATGTGGACCTGTTCAGCACCACACAGCTTTTGCAGAATGAAGTACTGGCTGCATCCAGCTTTCCATTAGCCGTTTGCATTGATTTCTATAGCTGGTCTGTACTTCtgcttcacactgccctctgcgaaccgctgtgggtgtcaaaagattgttaatgacacccccagatctgtTCACAGATCCTGTGTGAGTTCACAAGTCGCACTGCGAATCAGAACGCATAGGTGAAACATCCATGTGATCAGATTTCTGCAAATCGAATGCGAttgactgtatggctgaactcgcatcacACAGATATCGTATGCGATTGGCACCTGCGGTGCGGGTGCGAATTACATGCGATGTCGGAGATCACATATTCGTGAACCTAGTTCACACAAAGTTCTGAaactatttatctttgtctcatttttttacatcatagaaacctgacattttaccaggggtgtgtagactttttctaTCCACTGTAGCTGCAAATAAAGTTACACACCATGAGCTCCTTAGCGATTATACAGGATTGTGTACACAGGAGTCATCTGCCAGGTATCCACACCTGTTATTTGCTCCAGTTGCCCCAGACAGACTCACACCTGAAGGCTTTCCCTAGAGAACCagaacttgtttaataaaacaaaacaattatTTAACAAcccttaagtgccggttcacaccagCGTGCTCTGCGAGATTGCATGCGATTCGCACCGTGCAGCAGACTTCGggccaaactcgcacaggacccttttcttgGTCTGCCCCAGAATAAGATCGcattgggtgttcacacctatgtgatcgGATTAATGATCGCCATTTGTATCCAGTTTCCTCTGGCCACTGgttgtaaatacctaatttacaGAGTTTAACCTTTTCGTTGCCAGGTCCCTACATCATACGGACCTGACAGCGGGgagtttcacacacacacacacacacacacacacacacaatcgggTTGCTACAGCCACCAGGATTGTGTGTGAAACAGACAAGCAGACATCTTCATGCGAAAGCATTCATGTGGCTGCGCTGCCGGCAAATTgcattatatatattaatttgaCGCCCCCACCCACATATATACGCACGTACAAACGTAATTGAATGCTTTGGGGTGCCTACACGTTACATACCACCACGCACTCCAGagtgagaaataattctagcaccagacctcctctgtaacactaaactgatacctATAGGGGGCTTTAGAAGTgtcgcctatagaaaatatagggtactgaagtctGACGCTATTTCACGGGCGCATGCAAATTTAAGGTCTGACAGTCATGTTGCTTTTCCTAGAATTTTGCGGTAATaaacgtgtgacataaaaaattggaactaactttattttattctctagggtatccgCTTTCAAAACGTAGAcagtataatgtttgggtgttatgTGTAATCTTCacgcctacattttttttttttttttttttttttaaatgtgtaaagataaaacacacacacacacacacacacacacacacacttgcaaTTCTCATATAGGACTCAATTCTGAGTCTCTTTCCTCAGTTGCCCGTTATGTAGTCAAGGTCCATAATCTGCTGGGGGTTTACTGATGTCATAAAATGAAAGCATTTGGCTCCATATGGATGGAGTCGTCTTTGGGGCAATAGAAGACAATAATgagctgcttaaagcggaggttcaccctcagacctgcagccttaataaatgtataagccaccgtgtttttttttttttcagggtgtctACGATTACCTTGAATCAGATGGATTttagcctcacttccgggtcttgtaccccgcgggagtgggcgtttcgcTCCCCCGACACCTTAGTGCGTTATGggagcaatgtctcctgggagtgacgttACAAGATTCACAGGAGACCATCTGAAATAGTAATGCGTGTATTCTCGCGCTCGAGGGTCACGTGACTCGCATCACAGAATCCaggaagtctttgcttgtgggcttcacaatgcccacaagcaagatggaaaagccCAGGATTATTTTTGAAAAGTTCATATTTATGACGGAAACCGAACCGATAGACGTACAAGCGGCAAGTGAGTGGTACATTGCCAACTATATTACCAAGCATTGCACATAGTaacaaaaattccagaaatcgtggaacctccgctttaataataataataataataataataatataaaaaaataataaacactaACACACACACTTAGTAGGTTTCAAGGGGTGAGAAACTAGGTGCAGGATCTGTAACTAATGCAGAAGTTAAAAACAGAGCTTCCCGTCCaaagggtacctggttttgacaggtgccCACTCCCACTTTCGGGCCTCTACTCTTTtgccccgctgccttctgggacatatagaggtcccagaagacagctgtaCCATTCAAAAGAGGGCAGCGCAAGTTGTGCATGTGCAGTTGGAAACAGGCTGTGATGATGCAAGGCTTTTCTTCCCCGTTTCCCTTACAGATGCCGGCGTCTGCACCCAAAGCAGACTGACAAATCGGCTATTGGGGGGCCGACAtcatgggatccctggacaggcaagtgtccttatagtaaaagtcagcaggttttttttttttttttaaactgagacTGGAACTTCTCGTtaactgtagattttttttttttttttttttttaattgcaacagcagccttttttttccttctttttttaaagAGTTGCTCCTGACTGTCCTGTCTCCATTTCAGTAACAGCCAGAAAAGTAATATGAATACACAAAAATATACCTTGCTCCATCCCAGATGGTCTTCCACACTGTCTATGGACAAAGCAATCATGCGGACATTGCGTTTCTTAAATTCTGGCGCCAACTTTACTGCCCGTCCGAGCTCTGTGGTGCAGACCGGTGTATAATCCCTTGGATGTGAAAAAAGGACACcccaactaaaaagaaaaaaagagtttAGTTAAAAATTCTGAATTTATAAGCAAAAGTGTTGCATGCCacttttacacacatttttttatttagctgtaaTTTGCTACTACTATAAccttccaccaaagaacaactcaaaaaattctcctgctcctggcgATCACAATGATACCACACAGGTGTATGTTAGTTGTTGAatgtacccgtagtacagcccagaaacaatagtgcgcattttgctgtttttttttttttttatcctacctaataCTGGATTTACACCcatgcatttttttactttttgcatatttactctacagaacgtgttccataggaaaccatgttaaatggactgtagtgcaaacctGCAAAAAGCACGtagcctagctctgaggaagggggtgcgcccccaaaacgcattagctgtacccagtgttctgtgcatgtctatgcactgtgtttatgcccttttgtcagttgcattttgcgagtacccacttttaaacaaaaatgtttttattaaattatttctggtaatgcactaggtgtacaaaccttccatttttcttgcaaaaagcactaaaactgcataggtgtgaatccagcctaaaacacactgacactgactgattctaataattaaaaaaaaaaaaaaaaaaattatatatatatatatatatatatatatatatatatatatatatatatatatatatatatatatatatatatatatatatatatatatatatatatatatataaatatataaatatatatataatgtgtgtgtgtgtgtgtgtgtgtgtgtgtgtgtgtgtgtgtgtgtgtgtgtgtgtgtgtgtgtgtgtgtgtgtgtgtatgtatgtatgtatgtatgtatgtatgtatgtatgtatgtatgtatgtatgtatgtgtgtgtataatatatatatgaaaaaaactaCTAGATCAAAgtttgatctgtgtgtgtgtgtgttatatatatataaaacacacacacacacacacacacacacacacacacacacagatcaaacTTTGATCTAGTAgtttttttcacacacacacatatatatattatattatatacacacatacaccctTGGCAAGGTAGAGATAcgggcttcacagtgactaatcattgtggtagccaatcagaggctatgaCAGGGATCAAGTGACTCAGAATCAAAGGTTCTGGGTCCCCATTGTTCGAACTCGCAAATATGCTGCCCCACGGAAAAAAAAGCCCAGTCTAGTAGGGCCGCATATTTGTGCGGGGTCAGCATGAAAAGGGTTAAtgccatgaaacacgttggaggttCAAGGTCTTCTTACATATTAAAATGCTTTCTACATATTACCTTGTATtaataataaagaataataataaataaaaaaaataaaaaataaaaaaacacacacacacctacacggtttaggagatatttgctttTGCActgatgtctacagcgcatgcgccgtagaccatggcgcgcaggcgcactgagtgtgcCGCTTCTATTGGCGATCATGCGGTTGGTGGCAGCACCCGTGctctttaagagtttcaatttgtatgcaatcaggcaggcccttacactacatggttttggtaaatctaaagacaaaaatctgcagaaaagtaGTGTGTATGGGGGTCTTAGGTGCTGTGATAGTTTGGCCAAAATTACACAGTTcttcaacactgtacacaaattgtGTATCTTTTTTGAGACCGATAGTTTTCTTTTAGCGCCTTTTCATAACCACTACGAATCActaatatcacttttttttttatagcaaaaataaaacacacaacaaaaatgtattagTACATAATGCATATAGTGCACTAGTAAGGGGGTCCAGTCTATGTAATGTACACAAGACCTTACAAATTTCAATGGTCAGGTTTTAGTGTCCCCTTATGATGAAGGTCAAGGGTGCATGCCCCACAACTGTTTGTGGTCAATGTGTGcccgcccccccccaaacagtCATTATGCCCCAACTGTGCTCCCCCTTTAATTGGCAGCCAATGGGAGCAGTACAACCTACATGGGATCCGAGTTCACAACAATTACAAACGCATTTATGATGGTTTGACTCTGTTCCAAGATGCCAGCTTTCTGAATATCTGGTTATGCTACCAAGTGTAACGCTCTTGGGCAAGACTCATGGAGCTTCAACTGTAGACATGCAagagctttattattattatttcttactAAAAATCAGCCAAGCAGCTTTGGGAGTGGTGGTTTATACGATTTCAACACACATTTCAGGCATACCTTGCTTAGCTATACATTTTAAAATTAACCCATCTTGCCCTAAACCAGCAAATACATTAACAGGCATACAAATATCAAAAGATGTAAAATATCAGGCTCCCAGACAACAAGACTAGGAGCAATGCCAAAAACGCCACAGGGTTAAAGGGCCGTCATACAAGTTTGCATTCCTGCAGTGCACAACACAAGCTGGACTATTTAATCTGGTCTGAGAAACCTTGCTCAATATGCCTACTAAAACTGCAACTTTATGTAAACGTTACACACACGACAAAGTACAAACTACCACCTCTTATTCATTATTTTGCAAATTCTATACATGGGAAGCATGCAAAAGTACAAAGCCGAACTCAAACTCCTGTAAAAACACTCGTACCCCCTTCTTTCCGTAACTTCCATCGTTATGCAaagccaatgcaaaaaaaaaaaaaaactgatgaaaattgCTGCATAGGAACATTTCAAACTTGAGGGTAACTTTGATACTTGGAGACCCAAAGGCGGCGTTTTTTCAActtatgagatatatatatatatatatatatatatataacacccatGGCAAGATAGAAATACAGGCTTCACAGTGACCAATCattgtggtagccaatcagaggctatgaCAGGGATCAAGTGACCCAGAATCAAATGTTTTGGGTCCCCATTGTTCGCACtcgcaaatatgcggccccacgGAAAAAAAAGCCCAGTCTAGTAGGGCCGCATATTTGTGCGGGGTCAGCATGAAAAGGGTTAAtgccatgaaacacgttggaggttCAAGGTCTTCTTAAATATTAAAATGCTTTCTACATATTaccttgtaataataataataataataaaaaaataaataaaaaaaacacacagacacacacacacccccctgttaatatgaaataaatatatatatagagaaaaTATTCAAAGGTCTCACTATTTACTCATCTAATAAAACTactttaaagtagttctaaacccTAAAGTTTATTGTTTTCcccccttcatgcattctatgcatagaggtaaaaaaaatatttaaattctgTGTCATGACTCTGGCTCTCTTTCCTcacagggcagattgatagcagctgtgaattacattttttgtcaA
Proteins encoded in this region:
- the PRDX6 gene encoding peroxiredoxin-6, which encodes MPGILLGEVFPNIEANTTIGPIKLHDFLGNDWGVLFSHPRDYTPVCTTELGRAVKLAPEFKKRNVRMIALSIDSVEDHLGWSKDINSYNCDEPKETLPFPIIADPKRELAVLLGMLDPDEKDSQGMPVTARCVYIIGPDKKMKLSILYPATTGRNFDEILRVIDSLQLTATHNVATPVDWKPGDRVMVPPTVPQAEADKIFTCGVFTKELPSGKKYMRYTAQPH